From Pedobacter aquae:
TGGTGTTAAATAATTGACCATTTCCATCATGCGTAAGCGCATTAAAAACAGGCACTAAACCTGCTTCTAACAAGGTTTTGATGATATTGGCATTCACAGCATCAGGCAATAAATCTCCTACAAAGCCAAAATCAACATCTTTAACGGGGCGTTTTACGGCTTTTATAGCGTTTGCATCGGCACCTGTCATCCCAATAGCGTTAACTTGGTTGGCTTGTAACTGGGCAACAATATTTTTATTCACTAAACCACCATACACCATGGTTACTACGTCTAACATAGCGGCATCAGTAATTCTTCTGCCATTTACCATCTGCGTTTGTACACCTAGTTTTGCAGCTGTTTGCGTTGCTATCTTCCCGCCACCATGAATTAAGATTTTAGCTCCTGATAAGCCCGCAAAATCTTTTAAAAATTGTGCAAGTTGTATAGGGTTATCAATAACATTACCGCCTATTTTAATGATGTATAGAGCCTCACCCCGGCCCTCTCCGAAGGAGAGGGAGCCATGATC
This genomic window contains:
- the argB gene encoding acetylglutamate kinase, giving the protein MGKNNPQDKLDHGSLSFGEGRGEALYIIKIGGNVIDNPIQLAQFLKDFAGLSGAKILIHGGGKIATQTAAKLGVQTQMVNGRRITDAAMLDVVTMVYGGLVNKNIVAQLQANQVNAIGMTGADANAIKAVKRPVKDVDFGFVGDLLPDAVNANIIKTLLEAGLVPVFNALTHDGNGQLFNTNADTIASALALGLSSLYETKLIYCFEKNGVMRDINDDNSVIQEINPSYFEELKADGIIADGMLPKLQNAFDAIQNGVKEVYIGHAAKLAALQKESIFGTRLTK